A region of Lycium barbarum isolate Lr01 chromosome 1, ASM1917538v2, whole genome shotgun sequence DNA encodes the following proteins:
- the LOC132598921 gene encoding probable CCR4-associated factor 1 homolog 7, giving the protein MSLLPKSDSIHIREVWNDNLEEEFDLIREIVDDYPFIAMDTEFPGVVLRPVGNFKNSNDYHYQTLKDNVDLLKLIQLGLTFSDEYGNLPKCGTDKYCIWQFNFCDFNPNEDVYANDSIELLRQSGIDFKKNIENGIDGKRFGELLMSSGIVLNDNVYWVTFHSGYDFGYLLKILTCQDLPDTQAGFFNLINMYFPVLYDVKHLMKFCNSLHGGLNKLAELLEVERVGVCHQAGSDSLLTACTFKKLKENFFSGSMEKYVGVLYGLGVVENGQSVH; this is encoded by the coding sequence ATGTCGCTTTTGCCAAAAAGCGATTCGATTCATATTCGAGAAGTTTGGAACGACAATCTAGAAGAAGAGTTCGATTTGATCCGAGAAATCGTTGATGATTATCCGTTTATCGCGATGGATACGGAGTTTCCAGGAGTTGTTCTTCGACCTGTTGGGAATTTTAAGAACAGTAACGATTATCATTACCAAACATTGAAGGATAACGTGGATTTGTTGAAGTTGATCCAGTTGGGGCTAACGTTTTCTGATGAATATGGGAATTTGCCTAAGTGTGGAACTGATAAATACTGCATTTGGCAATTCAATTTCTGTGATTTTAACCCGAATGAGGATGTTTATGCTAACGACTCGATTGAGTTGTTGAGACAGAGTGGCATTGATTTcaagaagaacatagaaaatggaatTGATGGTAAGAGGTTTGGTGAGCTTTTAATGTCTTCAGGAATTGTGCTGAATGATAATGTGTATTGGGTTACATTTCATAGTGGTTATGATTTCGGGTACTTGTTGAAGATCTTGACATGCCAGGACTTGCCTGATACTCAGGCAGGTTTCTTCAACCTGATCAACATGTACTTTCCCGTGCTTTATGATGTTAAGCATTTGATGAAGTTCTGCAACAGCCTTCATGGTGGATTGAACAAGCTTGCAGAGCTGTTGGAGGTTGAGAGAGTTGGTGTTTGCCATCAGGCCGGTTCGGATAGCTTGCTCACAGCTTGTACTTTTAAGAAGTTGAAAGAGAACTTCTTTAGTGGTTCAATGGAGAAGTATGTCGGTGTCTTGTATGGTCTAGGTGTTGTTGAGAATGGACAGAGTGTCCATTga